In Anabrus simplex isolate iqAnaSimp1 chromosome 4, ASM4041472v1, whole genome shotgun sequence, a single genomic region encodes these proteins:
- the LOC137500527 gene encoding craniofacial development protein 2-like has product CCKEQYCLGTWNVRSMYQGKLDIVKREMKRLGIDILGISEVRWIGIGEFATDEYMVYYSGHENQKKNGVALIVSNRVRKTIMGCNFKTDRMMSVRFQGQPFNITVIQIYAPTTEAEEEDIDQFYEDLRELLQLTPKKDVVFIIGDWNAKVGNQTVDGVTGKFGLGTTNEAGQRLLEFCQDNSLVITNTLFQLPKRRLYTWTSPDGKCRNQIDYILCSQRWRSAVQSSKTRPGADCGSDHELLISKFRLK; this is encoded by the coding sequence tgctgcaaggaacagtactgtttaggaacttggaatgtaagatccatgtatcaaggaaagctggatatagtcaaacgagaaatgaagagactgggcatcgatatactgggaataagcgaagtgagatggattggtattggtgaatttgctacagatgagtacatggtatactattctggacatgaaaaccaaaagaaaaatggagttgccctcatagttagcaacagggtgcgtaaaactataatggggtgcaattttaaaactgatagaatgatgtctgtacgttttcaaggccaaccttttaacatcacagtcatacaaatttacgcaccaaccactgaagctgaagaggaagatattgaccagttttatgaagacttacgagaattgctacagttaacaccaaagaaggatgtcgtcttcattattggcgactggaatgccaaagtaggaaatcaaactgtagatggagtaacgggaaaatttggccttggcacaacaaatgaagctggacagagactcctagaattctgtcaagacaactcactggtcattaccaacacactgtttcaattgcccaaacgacgcctatacacctggacctcgccagatggtaaatgtcggaatcagatcgactacatactctgtagtcaaaggtggaggagtgctgtacagtcatccaaaacaaggcctggggctgattgtggatcagatcacgagctcttaatttccaaattccggctcaaa